One genomic segment of Penaeus chinensis breed Huanghai No. 1 chromosome 24, ASM1920278v2, whole genome shotgun sequence includes these proteins:
- the LOC125038265 gene encoding monocarboxylate transporter 12-like: MGLSKVTFKDEHKNGGIVNVSYKPDEYEVTKPETEVSENNGGREQRSGGVIDEEIKIEHRHVREEEKEKEEKEESEEELPDGGWGWVITFGCITIAIAINFAGPCFGILFSGFLLDLGTSSTNVAWIFNLRSFIVNIAALFLDPLVAEWGWRKVGFVSSLLLSLGFAVSSFANSALYLLCSYSILTGIGSGWMMGTIFSMIPYYFKRRLGIANALMHGGICVGQMAGPPMITYLQEQYGFSGSTLIMAAILLNGCVGAAVLHPVEWHMKTRNKENAWERKTKKKIEMDPDAKTRPCATVSRVFTTIFTNLELLRSPRVLIITVASALNMTSYLNFLMFAPFALQTSGLSLEETSWCMSVSGFCMLVARLVVSSLTDLPRLSKRGCYMAGTATVFVTTIAFTFVRGLTWSSVVIGVWAAGVGAFMSLHNLIMVEYVGLDKLVPTLGICGIFSGLSSVIIGPVIGVIRDVSQSYAVSMWALSGCFAVALLLWLLMPAAVAYDQRREGKRMDSPS; encoded by the exons ATGGGTTTATCCAAAGTAACTTTTAAAGACGAACACAAAAACGGGGGAATAGTTAACGTGTCTTACAAACCGGACGAGTATGAAGTCACGAAACCGGAAACAGAAGTCAGCGAAAACAACGGCGGAAGAGAACAAAGAAGCGGGGGAGTGATAGACGAAGAAATTAAGATAGAACATAGGCAcgttagagaagaagagaaagaaaaagaggaaaaggaagagagcgaagaagagttACCTGACGGTGGATGGGGCTGGGTTATCACCTTTGGCTGCATCACCATtgcg ATCGCCATCAACTTCGCCGGACCCTGCTTCGGCATCCTGTTCTCGGGGTTCCTGCTCGACCTGGGGACGTCCTCGACCAACGTGGCCTGGATCTTCAACCTGAGGTCGTTCATCGTGAATATCGCGGCCCTGTTCCTCGACCCCCTGGTGGCCGAGTGGGGCTGGAGGAAGGTCGGCTTCGTCTCGAGTCTCCTGCTGTCCCTCGGCTTCGCTGTCTCGAGCTTCGCCAACTCGGCTTTGTATCTGCTCTGCTCGTACTCGATACTTACAG GCATTGGCAGCGGCTGGATGATGGGCACAATCTTCTCAATGATTCCATACTACTTCAAACGCAGACTGGGCATCGCGAATGCCCTCATGCACGGAGGCATCTGCGTGGGGCAGATGGCGGGGCCTCCAATGATCACTTATTTACAAGAACAATATGGCTTTTCCGGAAGCACGCTCATCATGGCAGCCATCTTGTTAAACGGCTGTGTCGGGGCGGCCGTCCTACACCCTGTGGAGTGGCACATGAAGACCAGAAACAAGGAAAATGCTTGGGAacggaagacgaaaaagaaaatagaaatggacCCTGACGCCAAGACTCGGCCATGCGCCACCGTCTCCCGCGTTTTCACCACGATCTTCACCAACCTAGAGCTCCTAAGATCTCCTCGCGTGCTTATCATCACCGTGGCCTCTGCGCTGAACATGACATCGTACCTGAACTTCCTGATGTTCGCGCCCTTCGCCCTCCAGACGTCCGGGCTCAGCCTGGAGGAGACGTCGTGGTGCATGTCCGTGTCCGGATTCTGCATGCTGGTGGCGCGTCTGGTCGTGTCCTCGTTGACGGACTTGCCCAGGCTCAGCAAACGCGGCTGCTACATGGCCGGCACCGCCACTGTCTTCGTAACTACTATTG CGTTCACCTTCGTGCGCGGTCTAACTTGGTCGTCGGTCGTGATCGGCGTGTGGGCGGCCGGCGTGGGCGCCTTCATGAGCCTGCATAACCTCATCATGGTGGAGTATGTAGGCCTAGACAAACTTGTGCCGACGCTGGGCATTTGCGGGATCTTCAGTGGCTTGTCGTCAGTTATCATCGGACCTGTAATCG